The sequence TGAAAATAGAAGTGTTGCAGAGATTGATGACATTGAAGTGCCATACATAAGTTATGAAGATTTACTTAAAAGTAAATTAGCATTGGCACGAGAAAAAGATATAGATGATATTGAGCAGCTCAAAATCAGGAGAAGCCAGTCTGAAGAATAAATCAGCCCAATCGATATATTGAATTTCGAACTTCTCAAAACATTAAATAGTAAGGGTATAGCACTCATTAAACTCTAATCAAAAAACCGCCTTCAATCGAAAGACTTGAAGGCGGTTTTTTTTACGCAAAGGATATAAGTATCCGGAAAAGGTGCATAGTAGTTTTGTAGGGTCAATAAGACGACCACAATAAACTATAAACGGTGAAAAAGACAGTTTTAATTACTGGTGCCTTCTCCGGATTGAAATACTTCAGCAAAATGGATAGAATGTAATTGCATGTTCAGGACAGCGAATTAACAGCTTCTTCCGCATTCAGTAACTCCGTAACCGTCTGGTGCAACTGCGTTTTGGCAAATGGTTTTTTGAGAAAAGCATCAGCACCATTTTCCAGCGCTACATCCTGCGCGGCCGCATCAACACCAGAGATCATGATCACTTTTACAGTGGGATGTTCCTTTTTTACAACGCTAAGAAAGTCGATACCAAAACCGTCAGGCAGTCGATTGTCTAATAATATTAAAGAAGGCTTTTCCTGTAGAAGATATTCCTCAGCTTTAGCAATGCTTTGCACATGTTCTACTTTCGTTCCATTCCCTTCCAGTAGTATGTTTAGAAGCATGCACAGGTCACCTTCGTCATCAATGATCAATATTTTGTGGGGAGTAGTTTTAGTTTTCATACTTGCATTTTTAATTGTGGTTAGTGAATAAAAAAAGCATGCCAAATAGTAAGATTGTTAAAAATTAATATGTCCAGAGCGAAAACAATAATAAGCACTTCAGGACGGCATTACAGGCACTGGCTGGAAAATTTTACCCAGCGGTTATCGACGCAAACAACAGTTCGATTACTAGTTGAATCAATTTGATGCGGTTGAAATAAATAACTCGTTTTACAAGTTTTCACCCCGGCAATTTCACCCATGGACCTTTTACAGTCAAAATCATTTTTGATATGACTGGCAAAATCAGGTCTCTATTTTCTATATATAAAAAAGGCCTCCAGATTCACCATCTGAAGGCCTTTATATTTTGCTAAACATTAGCGTTTTTTAGCTTGGAGGAGAATTAAGTGATACTGATATTAAATATTATAGCTATTCCTTTGGAAAATCCGAATTGACAAATAGTGTCAGGCCTGGATATTTGTTTCCCGAATCGGAATTTACATACCAACTCCTGCTACTGCCGGCAGCACAAACCAGAATGCCGCGCCCTTGCCCGGGGCGCTATTTACCTGTATTGACGACTGGTGCAGCTCCAATATTTTTTTTGCGATAGCCAGACCGATGCCCATCCCTTTTTTGGGAAGCCCATCTTTATGTAAATACTTATACCGTTCAAAAATATAAGTTTGGTCTTCTGGTGCGATGCCGATACCAGTATCAGCAACTTCTACCTTTACACCGGCACTGGTTTGTTGTAATTGGATGGTGATACTGCCACCTTCAGAGGTAAACTTAAAGGAATTATCTATCAGGTTCTGCAATACCCTTTCAGTAAGCGCAATGTCTGCAAACACAAGTGGCAGGTTACCCTCAGTATTGAGGTTTAAGCTAATACCTTTTTCTTTTGCTTTGAGCTGGTAAGCCATCAGTATATCGGAGGCCAGTTCGCTAAGCAGGAACTGTTCTTTTTCCGGGTTTACCTGGTTGGCTTCCAGTTTGGCATATTGAAACAATTGCTCTACCAGCACTGATAATTTTTTGGAGCTGTCCAGCACTACCGAGAGGTATTTATTTTTTTCTGGTTCTGCCAGGCTATCTTTTTTGATCATCAGCGTCTCTACATATCCCTGCATAATGGATAAAGGTGTGCGCAGGTCATGGGATACATTGGCAATCAGCTCCTGCCGGAATTTATCTGTGGCACTTATCTTGTCGAAATTGTCCACGATAACGTCCGCCATTTCATTAAATGTAGAAGTGAGCATACCCAGGTTACCTTTGGCATGACCTTCTATGCGGGCAGAATAATCGCCTTCCTTAAACCTCCGGACAACCATTGCAATATCGCAGATACTGTTCGTAATCAGGAAAAAAGTAATGACGCCCACAATAAATGCGATTCCCAGGGCGCAGAAGAAAATATACATACCCAGGCGATAATACAAATGGCTATTAAGTGTAGTAAGTATTTCCCTTTGCTTTTCGCTGGCTAATACTGCATATACATAACCAGTCAGTTGCCCGTTCTCATATACCGGTGCTGCGGAAAATATACCTGGCTCGTCCGGCTGCTTGGGATTATCACCAAGGGGGCGTTCTCCATTTTTAACAGCCAGCCATTGTTTTACTTTGCTGATATCCACCTGATGGTTCTGGACCGATTTATCCGGAACAACATAGTCGGTGATCTTTCCTGTAGTATCCAGTAAATAGACTTCCACACTTGGATTGGCCACCATAATGGAATGAATAATATCGTGTGTTACGGTGGTGTCTGGTTGGCCATTTTTCAATGGATGTGTAAAGCTAGCCAGGTGTGATGCTACATTGCCATAGAGCTCCTGATGTGCCATCGTATAATAAGACCTGGATAACTTAGAAGCGATCAACACAAACACGATTCCCAATATGATAAGCAGGACAGAAAATACAGTGGCTATTTTCCAGAATAAAAGATTGCCCCGGATCGTTCTTACAGACATAATGTTGTTTTATAATTCTTCATTAAAACGGTACCCAACGCCCCAGGTAGTGAGGATGAATCTGGGGTTGGAAATATCCTCTTCAATCTTGCCCCTAAGCCGGTTGATATGGGAGTTGACGGTATGTTCATATCCTTCAAAATCATAACCCCATACGAGGTTTAACAAACGTTTCCTACTATAGCTTTTCCCGGGATTAGCTGCCAGCAGGGTAATCAGATCAAATTCTTTAGGAGAAAGATCTACGCGGGTATCATGTAGCATCACTTTTCTTTTATCCGTATCGATCTCCAGTCCTGAAAACCGTATGACAGCAGATTCAGGCAATTTTTCATGG is a genomic window of Chitinophaga sp. LS1 containing:
- a CDS encoding ATP-binding protein, with translation MSVRTIRGNLLFWKIATVFSVLLIILGIVFVLIASKLSRSYYTMAHQELYGNVASHLASFTHPLKNGQPDTTVTHDIIHSIMVANPSVEVYLLDTTGKITDYVVPDKSVQNHQVDISKVKQWLAVKNGERPLGDNPKQPDEPGIFSAAPVYENGQLTGYVYAVLASEKQREILTTLNSHLYYRLGMYIFFCALGIAFIVGVITFFLITNSICDIAMVVRRFKEGDYSARIEGHAKGNLGMLTSTFNEMADVIVDNFDKISATDKFRQELIANVSHDLRTPLSIMQGYVETLMIKKDSLAEPEKNKYLSVVLDSSKKLSVLVEQLFQYAKLEANQVNPEKEQFLLSELASDILMAYQLKAKEKGISLNLNTEGNLPLVFADIALTERVLQNLIDNSFKFTSEGGSITIQLQQTSAGVKVEVADTGIGIAPEDQTYIFERYKYLHKDGLPKKGMGIGLAIAKKILELHQSSIQVNSAPGKGAAFWFVLPAVAGVGM
- a CDS encoding response regulator — its product is MKTKTTPHKILIIDDEGDLCMLLNILLEGNGTKVEHVQSIAKAEEYLLQEKPSLILLDNRLPDGFGIDFLSVVKKEHPTVKVIMISGVDAAAQDVALENGADAFLKKPFAKTQLHQTVTELLNAEEAVNSLS